Proteins from one Malaya genurostris strain Urasoe2022 chromosome 2, Malgen_1.1, whole genome shotgun sequence genomic window:
- the LOC131429306 gene encoding uncharacterized protein LOC131429306 — protein sequence METETQIDHVLIDGRHFSDIIDVRTYRGANIDSDHYLVMVKLRPKLSVVNNVRYRRPPRYNLDRLRDTEVATAYARHLEAALLAEEELNDAPLEDCWTRTKAAISNAAESVLGYVPRSRRNEWWRQHYDEHLNSAQADNQALEEEDYVSVAADGDVPVPTMNEFKEAIQQLKTNKAAGKDGLGAELFKRGPEKLTECMHRIIEEIWDREQLPEDICVCTENSIPYEDEQLLCQEAH from the exons ATGGAAACGGAGACACAAATCGATCACGTCCTGATTGATGGACGGCATTTCTCGGACATTATCGACGTACGAACCTATCGGGGCGCTAACATCGACTCGGACCACTACCTTGTGATGGTTAAGCTGCGTCCAAAACTGTCCGTTGTGAATAACGTACGGTACCGGCGCCCGCCGCGGTATAATCTGGACCGACTGAGGGACACCGAGGTCGCGACTGCCTACGCGCGGCATCTCGAAGCAGCGTTACTAGCGGAGGAGGAGCTCAATGATGCTCCCCTGGAGGACTGCTGGACCAGAACTAAAGCAGCCATCAGCAATGCTGCGGAGAGCGTCCTGGGATACGTGCCAAGGAGTCgacggaacgaatg gTGGAGGCAGCACTACGATGAACATCTGAATAGTGCACAGGCGGACAATCAGGCGTTGGAGGAGGAAGATTATGTCAGTGTTGCAGCCGACGGAGATGTACCAGTGCCCACTATGAACGAGTTCAAGGAAGCTATCCAACAGCTCAAGACCAACAAAGCTGCTGGTAAGGATGGTCTAGGAGCAGAACTCTTCAAAAGGGGACCGGAGAAACTGACGGAATGCATGCACCGAATAATCGAAGAGATCTGGGACAGAgaacagctaccggagga CATCTGTGTCTGCACGGAAAACAGCATCCCGTACGAGGACGAACAGCTGCTCTGCCAGGAAGCTCATTAG